The following nucleotide sequence is from Citrus sinensis cultivar Valencia sweet orange chromosome 6, DVS_A1.0, whole genome shotgun sequence.
GGTTAGTTTCTATTTCCTTTTGCTCTTTTCTTAACTTCTTGAAGTTAAGTGCTGTCTGAATTTGTACTTTCATATGGTTTGTGTTCTTACAGATGTTGATCTTTTTAgggtttatatatatatgggtgtgtgtgtgtttgtgtgtgtgtgtatttatgtatgtatgtatatttttaattttgtttctttgagtTCTCCTTTGAAAAGAGAATTGGATAACTGAAGATAAAATGGGGTGTTTCTaagaaaaaattcattatataGGTTGATTTTCTGGTATTACCAGATGTCTATCAAATGACTGACGGcaggatttctttttttttttttaaggaatttTAGTGTTCGGACCTTTTCATGTGTTTGGACTCAGTTAttcccatttttcttttcgatTAGGAGGGGGTGGGGAATTGGATTAGAAGTGTGGTGAATTTCAGAATTCAGAGATTGTAACTGATCCATATGCAGATGAAGATAGCTTGTACTGGTTGTTGTATGCTGTTAAGCTTTTGCGGGATTTAACGTTGTAAATTTTGATCATAAGAGAGGCTCTAGTATATATGAATTCAAAATGGAAAGTCATGAGCTGATCGGTTTTAAAATCAAGATAGAGGTTATGGTGAACTAGTAGTGATCACATCAATTGGCAGCAGAAAATCATTATTCCTGTTGGCATCAAGAAAGGTTAGACGCTAGCCGGTTAATTTATAGCACAACAAAAATTGGGAAGCTACTGCAAAATATCCATTTCGAAATGGCTTGTGCTAAAAAGAAGATTGTGTGTGGCTGAGAATGCAGTGGAAGTTACGAAGAATATTAAGAAATGTTTTCAGGAATTATGTTTATATGTCTATTATTggtcttttcctttttttttcttttttttttctgcttaATTGATGTGAGTTCCACAATTGCTGTTTGTTTTATGGCTTATATAACCTGACTGACAATGGACTGgattttcttggttatttcttttacttagctattttgatttttacaGTTGCTAATTCATAGATGGAATTAGGCGTCTAGGAAATGATTCTGGTATTGATGTGTTATTTCGTGTGTGGGATAGGAGTTCAATAGCTTttgttgagaaaataattctaGTATTGTCTGAAGTGGACTTACAGCTAAAGGGGAATGTTGTCtggatgattttttgtttccttttcttctctGCATATTATCTAAAACCTGACAACAGAGAAATTCTTCTCAGTCTATTCTGTGATTTCTAGATTTTCTGTAGTGCCAAATGGGCAAAggctttatttgtttatacTATTAAAGGATGCTGAAGACAAAGTATCTCTGTGTTGAATGACCTGTATTTAAGTTAGAATCAAACTGTTTGCTTCTCTTCTGCTTTATACGAGTAATTAATAAACCCTAGCAAATGATGCAGGTTTGAAGCAGTTAATTTTGAGCCGTGCAGCTGGCTTCGACAACCTACAGTGCAAACCAATTTTTGGTTGATCATCCATCTAAATTCAGTTCTGCTATTAACAATTCTGTAATTCTGTTCTGTTGCCTAAATAACTGGCTTCTCCCATGTGGAAAGATGATCAAAGTTCGAAGTTTAGCTTCTTCTTACTTTAGCATTTATTTTACCACTGAAATGTGATCGGCATTTCATGCTTAAAGAATATGAAGATCAAAGAAGCAGAAAGAATTGTTGTAGCTAAACCAGTGCCTTCAAGACCTACTCGTTCCACTTTTGGGTCCTTCTCAGAGCTCCTTGAGGGTCCCATTCATGCCTCACCTCCTAATGTGTGCTCTGAAACTGCAGTTATGGCAATTAGACCAAAGACAGTGAGGTTTAAGCCATTGGTGAATTGTGCTCCGCCAAATCAGACTGAGCTGGCAAGAACAGCAGTTTGTAACTCATCTGATGATGTTTCAAAATCCGATAACAAACCTACTGTTATATATAAACCCCTGGCAAGGCTTGTTTCAAAGACAACTGTTTCCCTCTTGGAAAATATGGTCAGTAGCTAAACTCCACATGCTTGTCAATTGGATGGACTtcctatttttctttctttctttctttctttcttcctgGATTAGTAAAAGCTGGTAATGGTTTTCTATTCTGATTCTACCATCTCTGTTTTTTCTACCGCAGAATATGAACTTGTGCTATATAATGTGTTGAAGAGATGAAGATAAATTTtgaacatatatttttttcttctctgatgcTTAAGTATCAATATGacttttttcttgttcttttactttattcaGGGCAACTTTGATATTAGTCATCAACATACTCAGCAGTCAGTTGAGGCTCAACATCCTAGCCAAGATAAACAGAATTTTATATCCCAAATTAGCTCAAATAGTAACCAGGTTTTGCCACCACTCAAGGAAAAAGATCAGACAATTGAATCCTTCAAGGAGGCATCTCAAAACCTGGAGGATCCAAAATATTTCCCACCTGTGGCTGGGGATCGACCTTCTTATGACGGATATAATTGGAGGAAATACGGGCAAAAGCAAGTCAAAGGAAGTGAGTACCCACGAAGCTATTACAAGTGCACACACCCCAATTGTCCTGTGAAAAAGAAGGTTGAAAGATCATTCGATGGCCAGATTGCAGAAATTGTCTACAAAGGTGAACACAACCACCCAAAGCCTCAACCTCCTAAAAGGAGCTCATCAGTGACACAGGGGCTAGGATTAGGATCAGATGGGACTGGTCAAGATACCAACAACACAGTATGGAATACTCATCTTAGTGAAATAAATGAAGGTTCAGATGGAAGAGTAGTGAATCAAAATGACTTAGGAGTGTTAGCAGATTCAACTTGTCAAGCGAAACCTCTGCCACCGTTCATTCCCGTTTCAACTGGAGCAAATAATACTGATGGTGGAACATCTGATAATTCCTGTGGTATTAGTGGGGAATTTGATGAAGGGAGGAAGACATTGGAGGGAGAGGATGAACAACCCAGAAAAAGGAGAAGGTAGGCAATTGTGTTTTATAGAACCATAAATTAAGTTTATGGTCCTGTCCATGCTCTTTAGATTTGCAAAAGCTGTAAATATCTTCAAAAGGATGGATTTACCATATTATTGAAATGAGAAATTATTgctttttacaaaattaggAGACGTTAGTTTTAAGCTCATTTCTGTCTTTTCTATCTGAAGTTGCAGTCTCTGAAAATATCATTGCCATGGATCTCTGATAGATCTttgattgttttcttttaataacaCACATTACCAATGTGATTGTTCATATAATTGAAGTTGCATAATAggaaatattttcaatattattgaaGTTTGTTTTAAGCTCATTTATGCCTTTTCTGTTCTGCAATTGCAGTCTCTGAAAATATCAATGCCCGGTAGAGCTTTTgtagattttttattgttttcattttattacaCACTTTACTAATGTGATTGTTCCTATCATTGAAGTTGATTGGTGTTATATATGttgaattgttatttttatcttattttatttttggaagaaGTGAGCATCAATCTAATGGAGCCGGCCTGTCGGAGGACAGCATACTAGAGCCACGTATTGTGGTGCAAAGTTCTACAGATTCTGAGATTCTTAGTGATGGCTTCCGATGGAGAAAATATGGCCAGAAGGTTGTGAAGGGAAATCCTTATCCCAGGTTGAGACTTGATAACAATTTAATGAGTAATATTACTTCTTGATATCCCTCCTGTTCTAAATATAGTTAAGGTTTAATATGACCTTTTCTGATCCAGTTGCAGTATGTTTTTCGGCCGTTTCCACATTTGAGTGATCTTAATCTCTTAAAACTTCTCAACCTCGTGAGTTGTAACTTAAGTAATATTACGAGGTTTTGATTGTTTTTGATACATGAATTTTTGAAGATTActgtatttttctttctcatgGTTCCCCATCTCCTTTCCCTTTCTTAAAGTGCAAATTCCTGCCCAAGGTCTATGAATGTTACTGTTGACCTCTCTTTAGGATTCGACAGTTGATTAATCTTCAATGGAATTGGAGATTTAGTATCGTTTGAGACCCAGAATTGGTctagtatatatatttatatggtTCCCTCTTTTTTCTCAGATTTTCCCTTAGC
It contains:
- the LOC102615512 gene encoding WRKY transcription factor 44 isoform X2 encodes the protein MKIKEAERIVVAKPVPSRPTRSTFGSFSELLEGPIHASPPNVCSETAVMAIRPKTVRFKPLVNCAPPNQTELARTAVCNSSDDVSKSDNKPTVIYKPLARLVSKTTVSLLENMGNFDISHQHTQQSVEAQHPSQDKQNFISQISSNSNQVLPPLKEKDQTIESFKEASQNLEDPKYFPPVAGDRPSYDGYNWRKYGQKQVKGSEYPRSYYKCTHPNCPVKKKVERSFDGQIAEIVYKGEHNHPKPQPPKRSSSVTQGLGLGSDGTGQDTNNTVWNTHLSEINEGSDGRVVNQNDLGVLADSTCQAKPLPPFIPVSTGANNTDGGTSDNSCGISGEFDEGRKTLEGEDEQPRKRRSEHQSNGAGLSEDSILEPRIVVQSSTDSEILSDGFRWRKYGQKVVKGNPYPRSYYRCTNPKCKVRKHVERASDDPRAFITTYEGKHNHEMPLRSTTPVTSVQDSLAPTSTDKL
- the LOC102615512 gene encoding WRKY transcription factor 44 isoform X1, producing MKIKEAERIVVAKPVPSRPTRSTFGSFSELLEGPIHASPPNVCSETAVMAIRPKTVRFKPLVNCAPPNQTELARTAVCNSSDDVSKSDNKPTVIYKPLARLVSKTTVSLLENMGNFDISHQHTQQSVEAQHPSQDKQNFISQISSNSNQVLPPLKEKDQTIESFKEASQNLEDPKYFPPVAGDRPSYDGYNWRKYGQKQVKGSEYPRSYYKCTHPNCPVKKKVERSFDGQIAEIVYKGEHNHPKPQPPKRSSSVTQGLGLGSDGTGQDTNNTVWNTHLSEINEGSDGRVVNQNDLGVLADSTCQAKPLPPFIPVSTGANNTDGGTSDNSCGISGEFDEGRKTLEGEDEQPRKRRRSEHQSNGAGLSEDSILEPRIVVQSSTDSEILSDGFRWRKYGQKVVKGNPYPRSYYRCTNPKCKVRKHVERASDDPRAFITTYEGKHNHEMPLRSTTPVTSVQDSLAPTSTDKL
- the LOC102615512 gene encoding WRKY transcription factor 44 isoform X4 → MKIKEAERIVVAKPVPSRPTRSTFGSFSELLEGPIHASPPNVCSETAVMAIRPKTVRFKPLVNCAPPNQTELARTAVCNSSDDVSKSDNKPTVIYKPLARLVSKTTVSLLENMGNFDISHQHTQQSVEAQHPSQDKQNFISQISSNSNQVLPPLKEKDQTIESFKEASQNLEDPKYFPPVAGDRPSYDGYNWRKYGQKQVKGSEYPRSYYKCTHPNCPVKKKVERSFDGQIAEIVYKGEHNHPKPQPPKRSSSVTQGLGLGSDGTGQDTNNTVWNTHLSEINEGSDGRVVNQNDLGVLADSTCQAKPLPPFIPVSTGANNTDGGTSDNSCGISGEFDEGRKTLEGEDEQPRKRRSILEPRIVVQSSTDSEILSDGFRWRKYGQKVVKGNPYPRSYYRCTNPKCKVRKHVERASDDPRAFITTYEGKHNHEMPLRSTTPVTSVQDSLAPTSTDKL
- the LOC102615512 gene encoding WRKY transcription factor 44 isoform X3 gives rise to the protein MKIKEAERIVVAKPVPSRPTRSTFGSFSELLEGPIHASPPNVCSETAVMAIRPKTVRFKPLVNCAPPNQTELARTAVCNSSDDVSKSDNKPTVIYKPLARLVSKTTVSLLENMGNFDISHQHTQQSVEAQHPSQDKQNFISQISSNSNQVLPPLKEKDQTIESFKEASQNLEDPKYFPPVAGDRPSYDGYNWRKYGQKQVKGSEYPRSYYKCTHPNCPVKKKVERSFDGQIAEIVYKGEHNHPKPQPPKRSSSVTQGLGLGSDGTGQDTNNTVWNTHLSEINEGSDGRVVNQNDLGVLADSTCQAKPLPPFIPVSTGANNTDGGTSDNSCGISGEFDEGRKTLEGEDEQPRKRRRSEHQSNGAGLSEDSILEPRIVVQSSTDSEILSDGFRWRKYGQKVVKGNPYPRLRLDNNLMKVTIDVQILNAKCASTWNEHRMIQELLLQHMRENTTMRCL
- the LOC102615512 gene encoding WRKY transcription factor 44 isoform X5, which gives rise to MKIKEAERIVVAKPVPSRPTRSTFGSFSELLEGPIHASPPNVCSETAVMAIRPKTVRFKPLVNCAPPNQTELARTAVCNSSDDVSKSDNKPTVIYKPLARLVSKTTVSLLENMGNFDISHQHTQQSVEAQHPSQDKQNFISQISSNSNQVLPPLKEKDQTIESFKEASQNLEDPKYFPPVAGDRPSYDGYNWRKYGQKQVKGSEYPRSYYKCTHPNCPVKKKVERSFDGQIAEIVYKGEHNHPKPQPPKRSSSVTQGLGLGSDGTGQDTNNTVWNTHLSEINEGSDGRVVNQNDLGVLADSTCQAKPLPPFIPVSTGANNTDGGTSDNSCGISGEFDEGRKTLEGEDEQPRKRRRSYYRCTNPKCKVRKHVERASDDPRAFITTYEGKHNHEMPLRSTTPVTSVQDSLAPTSTDKL